In Leishmania major strain Friedlin complete genome, chromosome 26, a genomic segment contains:
- a CDS encoding putative CAAX prenyl protease 2, translating to MCCLVSGAYLAFGAAPPRTAHRQSSLLRPIIRSSVSTLLLFAGPIADACHQGTFDTPESTLRLWRNYVICPIGEELFYRGVLFSLLHRRSSPARIFVSAFLFSLSHMHHLVSMACDAYRNGEDKGVAGSDRDEKERACWRSAGHAMCGIVVFTALFGLLSGYYYEHVCERSIIAIAAAHALCNAIGPPEFMVLRSRHCTVREKVASAAIYVAGIVGWAWTLWRY from the coding sequence ATGTGCTGCCTTGTCAGTGGTGCCTACCTTGCATtcggtgcggcgccgcctcgtacCGCGCATCGGCAGAGCAGTTTGCTGCGTCCGATTATCCGTTCTTCGGTGTCGacactgctgctgtttgcGGGGCCCATCGCGGATGCGTGTCACCAGGGGACCTTCGACACCCCCGAGAGCACGTTGCGGTTGTGGCGAAACTATGTGATCTGCCCGATTGGGGAAGAGCTGTTCTACCGCGGCGTTCTCTTCTCgcttctgcaccgccgctcctctccaGCGCGTATTTTCGTTTCGGCCTTCCTCTTTTCGCTTTCCCACATGCACCACCTTGTTTCCATGGCTTGTGACGCGTACAGAAACGGCGAGGACAAAGGCGTGGCTGGTAGCGACCGCGACGAGAAAGAGCGTGCCTGCTGGCGCTCAGCGGGGCACGCCATGTGCGGCATCGTTGTCTTTACTGCGCTATTCGGCCTTCTCAGCGGGTACTATTATGAGCATGTGTGTGAGCGTAGCATTAtcgccatcgctgcagccCACGCCCTGTGCAATGCCATTGGTCCTCCCGAGTTTATGGTTCTGCGGAGCCGTCACTGCACTGTGCGTGAGAAGGTGGCAAGCGCAGCGATCTATGTCGCTGGTATCGTAGGATGGGCGTGGACACTGTGGCGCTACTGA